One window of the Manihot esculenta cultivar AM560-2 chromosome 14, M.esculenta_v8, whole genome shotgun sequence genome contains the following:
- the LOC110631317 gene encoding LOB domain-containing protein 25, translating into MASSSSYNSPCAACKFLRRKCMPGCIFAPYFPPEEPQKFANVHKIFGASNVTKLLNELLPHQREDAVNSLAYEAEARVRDPVYGCVGAISFLQRQVQRLQKELDAANADLIRYACNEIPTALPAPPGTSSFQHIGHRQRPGDQFNRRLGNEGSFYQSSGMALPYNFPWIDNPSEDINEGGEEGNM; encoded by the coding sequence ATGGCATCATCCAGCTCTTACAATTCTCCCTGTGCTGCCTGCAAGTTCTTAAGGAGGAAATGCATGCCTGGTTGCATTTTTGCACCTTACTTCCCACCAGAGGAGCCTCAAAAGTTTGCCAATGTCCACAAGATCTTTGGAGCTAGTAACGTGACCAAGCTCCTGAATGAGCTTCTCCCACACCAGAGAGAGGATGCGGTGAACTCCCTCGCCTATGAAGCGGAGGCACGAGTAAGGGACCCAGTTTATGGGTGTGTAGGCGCTATTTCCTTCCTCCAGAGACAAGTTcaaaggcttcagaaggaactTGATGCAGCCAATGCTGATCTGATCCGCTATGCCTGCAATGAAATCCCAACCGCATTGCCTGCACCGCCAGGGACAAGTTCATTTCAGCACATTGGTCATCGTCAAAGGCCTGGTGATCAGTTTAATAGAAGATTGGGCAATGAAGGAAGCTTCTATCAATCTTCTGGTATGGCTCTTCCTTATAATTTTCCTTGGATTGATAACCCATCTGAGGATATCAatgaaggaggagaagaaggcaACATGTGA